One window of Papaver somniferum cultivar HN1 chromosome 9, ASM357369v1, whole genome shotgun sequence genomic DNA carries:
- the LOC113307831 gene encoding RING-H2 finger protein ATL5-like has protein sequence MGRTSLLSPPESPQSSSVSDGFFPSINSYDGKVMLAAIVSLLVVISFVLLLHVYARWLLGQAQQRRRQQSHVFDSTTLHHRHLRTTIYDDTYVDSPMNGLDASAISSLPLFAYKSDLYKNGLDCVICLSCFEEDEMGRNLPKCSHVFHVECIDMWLQSHSCCPICRAPAGPDKAATVINSLSTSTQTEAAGVQDEAAAELAVVSTDANSPTENSIHSTTSNSNIENAKDSLSAQAGRTLSSLSTSLLPLLPSTSLGCSLKRMLSRSKSEHNKLFPSTTTTVTELIV, from the coding sequence ATGGGCAGAACCAGTCTGTTAAGTCCACCTGAGTCGCCTCAAAGCTCTAGTGTCTCCGACGGGTTTTTCCCGAGCATCAATTCGTACGACGGTAAGGTCATGCTGGCGGCGATTGTATCGTTACTAGTTGTGATATCATTTGTTCTGTTACTCCATGTTTATGCAAGGTGGTTACTTGGACAAGCACAACAAAGAAGGAGACAGCAATCTCATGTATTTGATTCGACTACGTTGCATCATCGTCATTTACGTACAACTATTTACGACGACACTTACGTTGATTCGCCAATGAACGGTCTCGACGCTTCAGCCATTTCTTCTCTCCCTTTGTTTGCTTATAAATCTGATCTTTATAAGAATGGATTGGATTGTGTAATCTGTTTGAGTTGTTTCGAAGAAGATGAAATGGGAAGAAATCTTCCCAAGTGTAGTCATGTGTTTCATGTTGAGTGTATTGATATGTGGTTACAGTCGCATTCCTGTTGTCCGATTTGTCGAGCTCCGGCCGGTCCGGATAAAGCGGCGACGGTAATCAATTCATTGTCAACAAGTACACAAACAGAAGCAGCCGGAGTTCAAGATGAAGCAGCTGCAGAGTTGGCTGTTGTCAGTACCGATGCAAATTCTCCTACTGAAAATTCAATTCATTCAACTACCTCCAATTCAAATATAGAGAATGCAAAAGATTCATTGTCAGCACAAGCAGGAAGGACATTATCGTCATTGTCAACGTCGTTGTTACCGTTGTTACCTTCAACATCTTTGGGTTGTTCATTGAAGAGAATGTTAAGTAGAAGTAAGTCGGAACATAATAAGTTATtcccatcaacaacaacaactgtaACTGAGCTCATTGTTTGA